The sequence TGTAGATGTTCCGTTGATCTATGCCACCAACAGTGATGTCTGCGTCCAAGTATTTTACATCCAAAATCTGGAGGAGTGGATACAGTAGTTCCGAAACCTTGGCTGTCCCCCTCTGCCGAACAACTTCACTAGCTGCTCGTTTGGCCCTGTTTGTTGTTACCCTTGCTGCTATTCTATACAGGTCCTCCACATATTCTCGAGTATGCTGGTATGATGATCCTCTGACGAACTTCATATCCTTTGAATATTCTCCGAGAATCCCCCTGATACATTGCTCGTAGTAATCTGATCTTGTTTCCATTTGTTCAAAAGAGGTTTTCCTGTCATCAAGATGGGCATGATAATCAGCCAGTAGGATAGTTCCCTGTCCACCTATCTCAGTGAGCTGAATGAGTTTGTTTAGTGGTATGAGATACGCGAAGTGGAATGGTCCAGTTGGTGCTGTCCCGTAATAAAATGTGAAATCCTTTTTGGAGGCAAGTAGGTTTTCTATTTCGTCTACGGTTACCACTTCTTCGGCGTTAGCAAGAGCGATTTCTGCGCGACTGCTCATTCGTACTCACGAATCGAAAGCATCGAAAGCAGCGATTTAAGGTTGCTGGGGACGGCACTCTCTTAGTCTCTGGTCATTCTGGTTACTACTGCCATGGCAACGAATCCCACCATGACGCTGAACCATAATGTTACAAAGCGAACGAGCATCGTGGCTGCGCTGGCTATAGCGATTGGTAGCAGCATCAAAGTAGTCATCATTCCGATAGCAAATGCTTCATAGCCGCCTAATCCTCCTGGTAGGAAGATAAGAACTGCTCCGACTGTGGATGCTCCAGCGTGAATGAACGTTGCTGATGCCAGAAGTATGAGTGAATTGACGGTGAGGCTTGGAAGACCCATGCCAGTGAACAGACTGAGAAGAAGCCATAATTCCATGCATTCCATGAACCATCCAGGGATACTTACCAGTGAGCTGAGAAGAAGCGGCTTAGGTGCCAGCGTCTTCATCAGTGTATCCTCGATTAGGTCGCAGCTATCTTGGTACCGTTTCAAAGGTCCAACTGAAGTGAGTTTCCGTAGGATTTTGGAATAGAACGTTTCGCTATTTAGAACAAGGGCGCCGATAATTGCGAGTACTCCTACCCCTGCTAGGAGGAACAACTGATTTCCAATATTGAACGCTAGGATGAATCCTCCCATTGCCAGAGCTATCATAGCGAGCATATCAGTTATTCGCTCGGAAATGACCACTGGAACCGTCTTGGCTATGGGTGTCCCATCTATTTCGTTACAGAAGTATCCCTTGATTGCCTCGCCGATTTTTCCTGGAGTGGCTGTTAGCGTGAAGCCTGCTAGGAATATGCTGAAGCTTTCTTTGACAGACAAATTCACATCAATCAGACCAAGATAGTATTGCCATTTGACAAACCTGATAGCATAGTTGACAAAAGACATTGCCATCATGGTTGGAAGGACCCACCACCAGGGGATACTCAGAAGTGCATCAAAAACCAAGTCGAAGTTAGCATAAAACCCAATTAGCAGGTAAACCAGTACACCTACAACCACAAACGCAACCAGCTTTCTCGTGCTTATGAAACTCTCTTGTTCTTCCGTTTCATTATTGCCTTCGCTAGTCATCACTTACAACTTCCTTGCACGCTGCCAGATCATTGAGGGGAGATGCACCCATGGAAAAGAAACCCGGCCAGAAACTCTGGTATTCCCTTTTTTCAACTCCTCGTAGACCTGTTCAGGTGTATCTGCTCTTTCAAACCAGGTCTTCGCGTGCCCAATTTCTAGATGACTATGAGCATCGCTCCCTGCAGTCATCGGTTTGTTGAGCCGTTTTGCCAAATTTTGTGCCCACGTATTGAATAGCGGAAGAAGGCATCGTGAATTTATGCCCTCAATGAAATCAACATGCTTCTCAATGATTCTATCTGGGAGATTCTGCATTAACGCAGTTTCTTTTCGGAATGGATCTCTGGGATGAGGAAGCACAGTAAAAGCAGCTTGATCGTGAATGTCTTCGGCGATTTCAACAAACGTCCGATTCTCAATGTGGTCATTTATGAAAAGTCCAATCAATTCTCCATAGTCAGTAGATTTGAACTCGCACGCAGGCAGCAAGAAACGTCCGTTGTGAACAACAGCTTTGAGAATTGAAGCCCGCTCATGCTCAGTCAACGCCATTCCTTTCAGCTTCTTCTTCTTCATCCATTTGAACATATCCTGTGGTTTGTTCAGTCCATCCTTGGAAAACAGAGTGTGACTATGCAGATCGAATGGATATAGCTTTCTTTTCATCCTGAGCACCTACGGCATATCAGTAACATCTGGAACATCAGGAGGCGCAGGAAAGAGGTCATTAAAGAAGCTCAGTATTGGTTGCCAGAAGAACAAGGTCAGGAGTAGGACCAAACCAAATATGATTGCTCCTACGAGTATACCTTTGTCTTTGATTGCGAGATGGGGTTTGCGACCCACGGGACTACCAATCTGTAGGAGATATATGTATCGAAGAATGATACTGGCTGCAACTGGCACGGTAATCATAACTGGCTGAGTAACCATGACACTGCGGTAGTTCTCATAGGTGTACAAAGCATAGAACAGAACAACCCACGTAGCTGAGATACTGATGCCATGATCTAACATAGTATCGGTATACTGCGTGAACACCGACTTATGTTCGGGTGCATCGTCTCCAAGAAGCTGGAGTTCGTTCTTCCTCTTTCCAAATCCAAGAACCAGCGCAAAGAAGAAAACTCCAATTACCAACCAAGATGTGAATTTCACACCGATCAAGAATGTTCCAGATACCGCCCTGATAACGAAACCAAGAGCTATGGCGGCTACATCAATTACCGCGTAGTTGCTGAGGAATCGATTGTAGGCTTGAGAATTGAAAAGGTACAGTAGGATACAGAGGAAAAACATCCTGCTCAAGTAATACGCCAGAACAAGTCCTGAAGCAAGTAGTGCAATTGCTAGAACATATGAGGTTGATTTCGACACCTCTCCAGAGGGTAGGGGTCTATTCTTTTTCTCCGGATGTGCAGCATCCTCCTCAATGTCCATAATATCATTGATGATGTAGGTACTGCTCGATACAGCGCAGAGGACAAGAAAACCCATTATGAGTGGGGGATAGTTTGACAATCTGAAAATGGCTGGCAGCGTTTCCCAAGGCCACTCCTTTGGAATCTCGACGAAAATAATGGCGAGAAAAACTAGTAGATTCTTGTACCATTGCTGCGGACGAATTAATCGCAAATATCCCTTGGCTGACATTTTTATCTCCACCTATTCTTCAGAGTATTTTTTCCATAGCTCTCCCCATTCAGTTTCCTCCAGGAACCAGTCAACCCATTTCTTGCCAAATAGAGGCAACCAAATACCGTCATGGTACAGCCCAGAAAGTTGGATTGGCAACCACATCAGGGGCGAGCGGAAAATCAGTTGTTCCATGCCTGGGAACTTGAGAAAACCCCTGTTCCATGCGATGACCGG is a genomic window of Candidatus Lokiarchaeota archaeon containing:
- a CDS encoding tyrosine--tRNA ligase, encoding MSSRAEIALANAEEVVTVDEIENLLASKKDFTFYYGTAPTGPFHFAYLIPLNKLIQLTEIGGQGTILLADYHAHLDDRKTSFEQMETRSDYYEQCIRGILGEYSKDMKFVRGSSYQHTREYVEDLYRIAARVTTNRAKRAASEVVRQRGTAKVSELLYPLLQILDVKYLDADITVGGIDQRNIYMLGREHLEYVDFPKSSYIFMPLLPSLRGGGAKMSASDPTSHIRVTDSPESIRETIRGAYCPAGELADNPITATMRYIIFPRYEEIKIERKEKFGGDISFDSIESFEQAYVDEELHPLDVKKTVAKALIELLEPARNYFEKHQGLLEEAERTFQE
- a CDS encoding flippase-like domain-containing protein; the protein is MTSEGNNETEEQESFISTRKLVAFVVVGVLVYLLIGFYANFDLVFDALLSIPWWWVLPTMMAMSFVNYAIRFVKWQYYLGLIDVNLSVKESFSIFLAGFTLTATPGKIGEAIKGYFCNEIDGTPIAKTVPVVISERITDMLAMIALAMGGFILAFNIGNQLFLLAGVGVLAIIGALVLNSETFYSKILRKLTSVGPLKRYQDSCDLIEDTLMKTLAPKPLLLSSLVSIPGWFMECMELWLLLSLFTGMGLPSLTVNSLILLASATFIHAGASTVGAVLIFLPGGLGGYEAFAIGMMTTLMLLPIAIASAATMLVRFVTLWFSVMVGFVAMAVVTRMTRD
- a CDS encoding PHP domain-containing protein; the protein is MKRKLYPFDLHSHTLFSKDGLNKPQDMFKWMKKKKLKGMALTEHERASILKAVVHNGRFLLPACEFKSTDYGELIGLFINDHIENRTFVEIAEDIHDQAAFTVLPHPRDPFRKETALMQNLPDRIIEKHVDFIEGINSRCLLPLFNTWAQNLAKRLNKPMTAGSDAHSHLEIGHAKTWFERADTPEQVYEELKKGNTRVSGRVSFPWVHLPSMIWQRARKL